In Nitrospira sp., the following are encoded in one genomic region:
- a CDS encoding pectinesterase family protein, producing the protein MRRLLLIAAVCCFIGSESGVAETDAVLSRPRTITVALDGSGDFYSIQEAVDSAGKGDTVLIKAGTYAQDLTVHSKEKVKIVGAGVDKVILLGREELVGVLHVGKWPYGATDIEISGLTIKEHGGHALGIFNGNRITLRQIHVKGMVFGQQVEDVRIEDSVIGGSETTGLHFSDSQVLLIGNVIHDNDHGVNVTGKSSVRLERNIITRNLFEAVVIGDQAKAVLVGNTLVKNGGGGAFLGLSTIEASGNILSLNKVGFLIAASSQTKTSYNALFNNEVNYMRAGSPNIQAPELQAESDMTVDPRFVDAEHDDFRLKPDTTLLNRGEFRHLGALPPLLIPAHNR; encoded by the coding sequence GTGCGACGACTCCTCCTTATCGCAGCCGTTTGCTGTTTCATTGGTTCCGAGTCTGGTGTTGCCGAAACCGATGCCGTGTTGTCTCGTCCACGGACGATCACCGTTGCACTCGACGGATCGGGGGATTTCTATTCAATTCAAGAGGCGGTCGATAGTGCCGGGAAGGGCGACACGGTGCTGATCAAGGCAGGGACCTACGCTCAAGATTTGACCGTTCATAGTAAGGAGAAGGTCAAGATTGTCGGAGCGGGAGTCGACAAAGTCATCTTGCTTGGACGAGAGGAGCTGGTCGGTGTGCTGCATGTGGGTAAATGGCCGTATGGGGCGACAGATATTGAGATCAGCGGCCTCACGATCAAAGAGCATGGAGGACATGCCCTCGGCATTTTCAACGGAAACCGCATCACGCTGCGTCAGATTCATGTGAAAGGAATGGTCTTCGGTCAACAAGTAGAAGATGTTCGTATCGAAGACTCCGTGATCGGGGGGAGTGAGACGACGGGCTTGCACTTTTCTGATTCTCAGGTCCTTCTGATCGGAAATGTTATCCACGATAACGACCACGGTGTGAACGTGACCGGCAAGTCTTCGGTTCGGCTTGAGCGCAATATTATCACCCGAAATTTGTTCGAGGCTGTCGTGATCGGCGACCAGGCAAAAGCGGTTTTGGTGGGTAATACTCTGGTTAAGAATGGAGGCGGAGGGGCATTCCTAGGCTTGTCCACGATTGAGGCATCGGGGAATATTTTGAGCCTCAACAAAGTGGGCTTTCTCATCGCCGCGTCGAGTCAGACCAAGACCTCGTACAACGCGTTGTTTAATAATGAGGTGAACTACATGCGAGCCGGTTCGCCGAACATTCAGGCACCGGAACTCCAGGCGGAGTCGGATATGACGGTCGATCCCCGTTTTGTGGATGCCGAGCATGACGACTTTCGACTGAAACCGGACACGACGTTGCTCAACCGCGGAGAGTTTCGTCATCTTGGAGCACTTCCTCCGCTTCTGATTCCCGCGCACAATCGTTAA
- a CDS encoding heme-binding protein produces the protein MACFTWDRNGRLVMAYTVMLSLSGLAIPCVIFADEMAKESVLPLGAANKAVHAALEACKKDGYRVSVSIVDRAGVLRAMGRADGAGPHTVDSSRKKAYTAASVRRPTSELADLIMKVPTLQALRDMNAEILILGGGLPIEIGGEVVGGIGVGGAPGAHLDDACAQEGLDTIGAAPKVPASK, from the coding sequence ATGGCATGCTTTACATGGGACCGAAATGGTCGGCTAGTCATGGCATATACGGTGATGTTGTCGCTGTCAGGTTTGGCCATACCTTGTGTAATCTTTGCTGACGAGATGGCAAAGGAGTCCGTGTTGCCGCTTGGAGCAGCAAACAAGGCGGTTCACGCAGCATTAGAGGCCTGCAAGAAAGATGGATATCGAGTGAGCGTTTCCATAGTGGATCGTGCCGGCGTCCTTCGCGCGATGGGACGTGCCGACGGTGCCGGGCCGCATACAGTGGATAGCAGCCGGAAGAAAGCGTATACAGCAGCAAGTGTGCGGCGTCCTACCAGTGAGCTAGCCGATCTCATCATGAAAGTTCCGACGTTGCAGGCCCTTCGTGACATGAATGCCGAGATCCTGATACTGGGTGGGGGGCTTCCCATCGAGATTGGAGGAGAAGTGGTCGGGGGAATCGGCGTCGGTGGAGCACCGGGAGCTCATCTGGATGATGCTTGCGCCCAAGAGGGGCTCGATACGATCGGCGCAGCGCCCAAGGTGCCTGCATCCAAGTGA
- a CDS encoding glucosidase produces the protein MSERAWGTVREDYSLHGTAWDAFPHDHARSRAYRWNEDGLAGISDRHQYICFAVSLWNGHDPILKERLFGLTGNEGNHGEDAKEYYFYLDSTPTHSYMKYLYKYPQAEFPYGKLVDENRSRRREEPEYELIDTGVFNENRYFDVVVEYAKATPEELLIRIQMTNRGPDRAELTLLPTLWFRNTWSWGIDARRPRMREGKAADELSVIELDHEHYGARRLWCEGRPALLFTENETNTRRLYGDQDGANYVKDSFHDYIVQGRTDAINPEKIGSKAAAHYHLSLSQGASETIRLRLTNRTEVSGIEVQAFNELFAQRIHEADEFYDELAPADLSEDARLVQRQAFAGLLWSKQFYHYDLKRWLVGDPGMPEPPLERLRGRNSDWTHLYNADVISMPDKWEYPWYAAWDLAFHCIPLSLVDPTFAKEQLILMLREWYMHPNGQIPAYEWAFGDVNPPVHAWAAWRVYKIERKRSGVGDRIFLERVFHKLLLNFTWWVNRKDAEGKNIFQGGFLGLDNIGVFDRSAPLPTGGHIEQSDATSWMGMYCLNMLSIALELARDNRAYEDVASKFFEHFVYICRAMNNIGGEKIELWNREDGFFYDVLHLPDGQTLPLKVRSLVGLIPLFAVETLDSELVDRLPRFKHRMQWFIENRPDFSAHVETHSHDGGIRRFLSLVNPTRLKSVLRYMLDEEEFLSPYGIRALSRYHKDHPYVLSIMGRDYRVDYEPAESSTGLFGGNSNWRGPIWFPVNYLLIESLQKFHYFLGNEYKVEYPVRSGRLATLDEVASELSRRLTHIFLRDKTGRRPVYGDGNKLHEDLFWQDAILFYEYFHGDNGAGIGASHQTGWTGLVAKLIQQSGE, from the coding sequence TTGAGCGAACGTGCCTGGGGAACGGTGCGTGAGGACTACAGCCTTCACGGGACGGCCTGGGATGCCTTTCCTCATGATCATGCTCGGTCGCGCGCTTATCGGTGGAACGAAGACGGGCTTGCCGGGATTTCAGATCGCCACCAATACATCTGTTTTGCCGTCTCGCTTTGGAATGGACACGATCCCATTCTGAAAGAACGCCTATTCGGTTTGACCGGTAACGAAGGGAATCACGGAGAAGATGCAAAAGAGTACTATTTCTATTTAGATTCCACGCCAACCCATTCATACATGAAGTATCTCTATAAGTATCCTCAGGCGGAATTTCCGTATGGCAAGCTCGTAGATGAAAATCGAAGTCGGAGACGTGAAGAGCCGGAATATGAGCTGATCGATACCGGAGTTTTCAATGAGAATCGCTACTTCGATGTGGTGGTGGAATATGCGAAGGCGACGCCGGAGGAGCTTCTTATCCGTATTCAAATGACGAACCGAGGGCCGGATCGTGCCGAATTAACGCTGTTACCCACTCTTTGGTTTCGGAACACGTGGTCGTGGGGAATCGATGCCCGTCGGCCGAGAATGCGCGAAGGAAAAGCTGCCGATGAGCTGAGCGTGATTGAATTGGATCACGAACATTATGGAGCACGTCGCCTATGGTGTGAAGGAAGGCCCGCATTACTCTTTACTGAAAATGAGACGAATACGCGCCGATTATACGGTGACCAAGATGGCGCCAATTATGTGAAAGATAGTTTTCATGACTACATAGTCCAGGGTCGAACAGATGCAATCAATCCTGAGAAGATCGGCTCGAAAGCTGCCGCCCATTATCATCTATCACTCTCTCAGGGTGCATCGGAGACCATTCGCCTGCGGCTGACCAATAGAACAGAAGTGTCTGGGATCGAAGTTCAAGCGTTCAATGAGCTCTTTGCGCAACGTATCCATGAAGCCGATGAGTTTTATGACGAACTGGCTCCGGCTGATCTCTCCGAGGATGCAAGGCTGGTGCAGAGACAGGCGTTCGCTGGTTTACTCTGGAGCAAACAGTTCTACCATTATGACTTGAAACGCTGGCTGGTCGGTGATCCAGGAATGCCTGAACCTCCCCTTGAACGTCTTCGTGGACGCAACTCAGACTGGACACATCTTTACAATGCCGACGTGATCTCTATGCCGGATAAATGGGAGTATCCCTGGTATGCGGCCTGGGACTTGGCATTCCATTGCATTCCCCTCTCCCTTGTCGACCCAACCTTTGCCAAAGAACAGCTCATTCTGATGTTGAGAGAATGGTACATGCACCCGAACGGTCAGATTCCGGCGTATGAGTGGGCATTTGGCGACGTCAACCCTCCGGTTCATGCCTGGGCTGCATGGCGAGTCTATAAAATTGAGAGAAAGCGAAGCGGGGTCGGTGATCGGATTTTTCTCGAGCGAGTATTCCATAAGTTGTTGTTGAACTTCACCTGGTGGGTCAATCGAAAAGATGCCGAGGGGAAGAACATCTTTCAAGGTGGTTTTTTAGGGCTCGACAACATCGGCGTCTTTGATCGAAGCGCTCCGTTGCCGACCGGAGGTCATATCGAACAGTCGGACGCGACAAGTTGGATGGGGATGTATTGCCTCAATATGCTCTCGATCGCACTCGAGTTGGCGCGTGATAATCGAGCATACGAGGATGTGGCGAGCAAGTTTTTTGAACACTTTGTCTACATCTGTCGAGCCATGAACAATATCGGCGGGGAAAAAATCGAGCTCTGGAATAGGGAAGACGGATTTTTTTATGATGTGCTGCATCTTCCGGATGGACAAACCCTTCCGCTCAAGGTCCGATCTCTAGTCGGATTGATCCCGCTTTTCGCCGTAGAAACACTGGATTCTGAGTTAGTCGATCGCCTCCCACGGTTTAAGCACCGCATGCAGTGGTTCATCGAAAATCGCCCCGATTTCAGCGCTCATGTCGAAACCCATTCACATGACGGAGGAATACGGAGATTCTTGTCTCTGGTCAACCCGACAAGACTCAAGTCAGTGTTGCGGTACATGCTCGACGAAGAAGAGTTCCTCTCCCCATACGGCATCCGAGCGCTCTCACGCTACCACAAGGACCATCCTTATGTGCTTTCCATCATGGGCAGAGACTATCGGGTCGATTATGAACCTGCCGAATCAAGCACGGGGTTATTCGGAGGGAATTCGAACTGGCGAGGCCCCATCTGGTTTCCGGTCAACTATCTGCTGATCGAGTCGCTCCAGAAGTTTCATTACTTTCTTGGGAATGAGTACAAGGTCGAGTATCCGGTACGATCAGGTCGATTGGCCACCTTAGACGAGGTTGCTTCCGAGCTGTCCCGACGGCTGACTCATATTTTCCTTCGAGATAAAACCGGCCGACGTCCGGTCTACGGAGACGGGAACAAACTCCACGAAGATCTTTTCTGGCAAGACGCCATTCTTTTCTACGAGTATTTTCATGGCGATAATGGTGCCGGTATCGGGGCCAGTCATCAGACAGGATGGACCGGACTTGTCGCCAAGTTGATTCAACAGTCGGGGGAGTAG
- the coaE gene encoding dephospho-CoA kinase (Dephospho-CoA kinase (CoaE) performs the final step in coenzyme A biosynthesis.), with protein MSIAVSWRTYHVISSAAMILIGLTGGVATGKSTVAKMFKKCGAIVIDADELAREVVQPGKPAWRDIVRRFGKSVLNSDRTINRQVLGQIAFGDGTERRKLEQIIHPRVAKKQARLTRQAAQSNPQAVVIYDVPLLFEAGIDKRVDKTVVVTADRETQIMRLKKRNGFTRTEALRRIGSQMPLAMKRFRADYVLDGTKHRQSLSRDVSRLFENFRSL; from the coding sequence ATGTCAATCGCGGTTTCTTGGCGAACCTATCACGTGATAAGCTCCGCCGCCATGATCCTGATCGGACTCACCGGAGGCGTCGCCACTGGGAAAAGCACCGTGGCGAAGATGTTCAAGAAATGCGGTGCCATTGTGATCGATGCCGATGAATTGGCGCGTGAGGTTGTCCAGCCAGGCAAACCAGCATGGCGGGACATCGTACGTCGGTTCGGAAAATCCGTCTTGAACTCTGACAGGACGATCAATCGGCAAGTCCTCGGACAGATCGCGTTTGGTGACGGAACAGAGCGTCGAAAGCTGGAACAAATCATCCACCCTCGTGTAGCCAAGAAACAGGCCAGACTCACCAGACAAGCGGCCCAAAGCAATCCGCAGGCCGTCGTAATTTACGATGTCCCTTTGCTCTTCGAAGCCGGTATCGATAAGCGGGTAGACAAGACAGTTGTCGTGACAGCTGATCGCGAAACCCAGATCATGCGGCTGAAAAAGCGGAACGGCTTCACCCGAACCGAGGCTCTCCGACGAATCGGGAGTCAGATGCCGCTCGCGATGAAACGATTTCGTGCAGACTACGTACTCGATGGAACGAAACATCGACAAAGCCTTTCTCGGGACGTCAGTCGACTTTTTGAAAACTTTCGCTCCCTGTGA
- a CDS encoding sulfite oxidase-like oxidoreductase: MDESSRLTRTKEQWARARRGGEEREVFYEGNDRLPPGQHLVDNFPVLDLGFKPEIPLGDWRLRIGGFVAHPLVLTWEQFLAQPQLKNRSDFHCVTSWSRYDNDWEGVSFRHFISVVKPLSLARFVLFKSYDDYTTNLPLEACDDDDVLLAHSWNDKPLSRDHGGPVRVIVPKRYAWKGAKWVKEITFSDQDEKGFWEVRGYSNRALPWKNDRYG; the protein is encoded by the coding sequence ATGGACGAGTCGAGCAGGCTGACAAGGACCAAAGAACAATGGGCTCGGGCTCGGCGAGGAGGTGAAGAACGAGAAGTTTTTTATGAGGGCAATGATCGTTTACCTCCAGGCCAACATCTCGTCGACAACTTTCCTGTGCTGGACCTAGGCTTCAAGCCGGAAATTCCACTAGGCGACTGGAGACTCCGCATCGGTGGATTTGTCGCCCACCCGCTTGTCTTGACGTGGGAGCAATTTCTGGCACAACCCCAACTCAAAAACCGGTCGGACTTCCATTGCGTTACTTCATGGAGCCGTTACGACAACGACTGGGAAGGCGTGAGCTTCAGACACTTCATTTCCGTCGTAAAACCGCTGTCGCTTGCGCGGTTTGTCCTCTTCAAGTCCTACGATGACTACACGACGAACCTCCCGCTTGAGGCCTGTGACGATGACGATGTGCTGCTGGCCCATAGCTGGAACGACAAACCCCTGTCCCGAGACCATGGGGGGCCGGTACGCGTGATCGTTCCGAAACGCTATGCCTGGAAAGGGGCGAAGTGGGTGAAGGAAATTACGTTTTCAGATCAGGATGAGAAAGGGTTTTGGGAAGTCCGCGGATATTCCAACCGCGCGCTCCCGTGGAAGAACGATCGTTACGGCTAG
- a CDS encoding YnbE family lipoprotein — MNRAVQSGTIRIGVGASAWLMFLLTLAACTPRAEVATPEKPITINLNVKIDHEIRLKVDKDLDQILSNENGLLDEAKGRGLVGEKSNGYLGAVGPSNAEAQALIVGVNQKRRQAYEDIAKRNLTNVQTVETLAGDKFIQNAKQGHFIERPSGWIRK; from the coding sequence ATGAATCGAGCCGTGCAGAGCGGAACTATACGAATAGGCGTCGGCGCGTCGGCGTGGCTCATGTTTCTTCTGACCTTAGCGGCCTGTACTCCGCGAGCGGAAGTTGCCACGCCGGAGAAACCGATCACGATCAATCTCAATGTGAAGATCGATCATGAGATTCGACTGAAAGTCGATAAAGACTTGGATCAGATCCTGTCGAACGAGAACGGACTGTTGGATGAAGCGAAAGGAAGGGGGTTGGTCGGTGAGAAGAGCAACGGCTATCTGGGAGCGGTGGGCCCATCCAATGCTGAAGCTCAAGCGTTGATAGTGGGCGTCAATCAGAAGCGGCGGCAGGCCTATGAAGATATCGCAAAACGAAACCTCACCAACGTCCAAACGGTGGAAACGCTCGCCGGGGATAAATTCATTCAGAATGCTAAGCAGGGACATTTTATTGAACGTCCGAGTGGATGGATCAGGAAATAG
- the trxB gene encoding thioredoxin-disulfide reductase yields MHTVIIIGSGPAGLTAAIYAARANLSPLLVEGWQAGGQLTTTTEVENYPGFAKGIMGPELMKEMRSQAERFGTVLKTGDVTSVNLKTRPFQIVVDGEETLETKTLIIATGASPITLGLSNEKRLWGHGVSSCATCDGFFFRGKELVVVGGGDSAMEEATFLTKFANKVSIVHRRDKLRASKIMQDRATKNEKIAFVWNSVVEDVLGQDVVSGVRIRNVVTGTVWDLPCAGFFLAIGHRPNTALFAGQLKMNQAGYLITNHGTATDVPGVFAAGDVQDSHYRQAVTAAGTGCMAAIDAERFLETSRQG; encoded by the coding sequence ATGCATACCGTCATTATTATTGGATCCGGTCCGGCCGGACTCACCGCAGCGATTTATGCTGCTCGTGCGAACCTCTCTCCCCTGCTCGTCGAAGGCTGGCAAGCGGGTGGCCAGCTCACGACGACCACGGAAGTCGAAAACTACCCTGGTTTCGCAAAGGGCATCATGGGCCCAGAGTTAATGAAAGAGATGCGCTCCCAAGCAGAGCGGTTCGGAACGGTCCTCAAGACCGGAGACGTCACATCTGTCAATCTCAAGACTCGGCCTTTTCAAATCGTTGTGGATGGTGAGGAAACCCTTGAAACCAAGACGTTGATCATCGCGACCGGCGCCTCCCCGATCACGCTTGGTCTCTCAAACGAAAAGCGCTTGTGGGGGCACGGTGTGTCGAGTTGCGCAACCTGCGATGGGTTCTTCTTTAGAGGCAAAGAACTCGTCGTCGTAGGCGGCGGAGACAGCGCAATGGAAGAAGCGACGTTTCTCACTAAGTTCGCCAACAAAGTGTCGATTGTTCATCGTCGTGACAAGCTGCGCGCTTCCAAAATCATGCAAGACCGAGCCACGAAGAATGAAAAAATTGCCTTTGTCTGGAACAGTGTCGTCGAAGATGTTCTTGGGCAGGATGTCGTGTCCGGTGTCCGAATCAGGAACGTCGTCACCGGAACAGTCTGGGATTTGCCCTGTGCTGGATTCTTTTTGGCGATCGGCCACCGCCCGAACACAGCGCTCTTCGCAGGCCAGCTGAAGATGAACCAGGCCGGCTATCTCATAACCAATCACGGAACAGCCACCGATGTCCCTGGTGTGTTTGCGGCCGGGGATGTGCAAGACTCCCATTATCGCCAAGCCGTTACCGCGGCCGGTACGGGCTGCATGGCTGCGATCGACGCCGAGCGGTTCTTAGAAACTTCAAGACAAGGTTGA
- a CDS encoding DUF3565 domain-containing protein — MQQPIVGYHQDEYEDWVADLACGHGQHVRHQPPFTNRPWVLTAFGRDQYLGTFLNCKKCEEPAADPPPTSG; from the coding sequence ATGCAGCAACCGATCGTCGGGTATCATCAGGATGAGTACGAAGATTGGGTGGCGGATCTGGCCTGTGGTCACGGACAACACGTACGGCATCAACCCCCATTCACGAATCGCCCTTGGGTGCTCACCGCCTTCGGACGGGACCAGTATTTGGGAACCTTTTTGAATTGCAAGAAGTGCGAGGAACCGGCCGCTGATCCTCCTCCGACTTCGGGATGA
- a CDS encoding YdbH domain-containing protein gives MLSQRYQIAVLLGLVTVLSCYLLLPLGASYLLANRLRDHGYRNVILQLGYPGWGQMRIPVVSFQQDLGQERLMVSLTDAEIRYDPAQLLQGRVGRIVLRDTAIHVLNVQSTDPSAQNAKDTERPDDMESPWRLLTAGDLLRNLPILPFDELQLDHLTIFREQATGPLRRVTIDGNLTYIGREVGGHLAFRGRDTASYNLVVVGHSASTWSMTLASQRSQAAPIVSLRSQARPNGTQIQINGSFQVNVQELAPFIALLVPIGSELEKVTGEVAIDWAGIADAEAALKSLWEDERTHLDGTMRVNVTLPALKGVAKDIAVAYAGKFRGNATQVDWAMSPSVVLTATINTQPRIIPEAVRSILPHGDQPVRIENKKPVQGTFYWKETPIRTVAQGPLHVTYGRIPEPLVAQFETARAEGVGTELVSVEGAYYLEGILPKVIADRLSAKEVIGRVQGTVKLARTYIRGMLLPPSSITAKQVGHGPTLISNVTLNLSEPLAVECDLTTIHCSGGAMIATVRAPTVRLSGRNFHLAQGVLRLQQAETTKAAWAAQGTLSVAGVRPEQGSWWPSTSDWAATFSADQLGIKADLRVDTPTHAGLITARIEQPRQKTQGVMHAVIGPLTFNDTDRRFSRMVMGLPPAADLIDGMFTAAVDASWSSDLPDRINMMNSVSATAKVVAEDLSGHYSDYTVKGLSTTLVLAIQGFESIVMTQPASIFVAAVQNGVEAADLTASYQMRWKLSDDLPIIDVSDFQCKIFGGTISNPGPVVDLTKPLAATTFSLQNLDLAQILSLEQQKGLQGTGTLHGTLPVTITAGGIIVKDGVIEAQPPGGTIRYASTPESLKILAESDRQLQLVAQALTNFQYSLLRVDVQYGETGMLDLNARLEGRNPDLRDTPPIHFNLTVQEHIPTLLKSLHMVEDVQGTEESTYRRQGAL, from the coding sequence ATGTTGTCCCAACGATACCAGATCGCCGTTCTGCTTGGACTGGTGACGGTCCTGAGCTGCTATTTGTTGTTGCCGTTGGGCGCCTCCTATCTATTGGCGAATAGACTTCGTGACCATGGGTATCGCAACGTCATCCTCCAGCTCGGCTATCCGGGCTGGGGACAGATGCGCATTCCCGTCGTCTCGTTTCAGCAGGATTTGGGCCAAGAACGACTGATGGTCTCGCTGACGGATGCGGAGATTCGCTATGACCCGGCTCAGCTGCTTCAAGGGCGTGTCGGTCGCATCGTCTTGCGCGACACGGCAATCCATGTGTTGAACGTTCAGTCCACAGATCCCTCCGCACAAAATGCGAAGGATACGGAGAGGCCTGATGACATGGAATCACCGTGGCGGCTGTTGACGGCGGGGGATCTCTTACGCAATCTCCCGATCCTCCCGTTCGATGAGTTGCAGCTGGATCATCTCACCATTTTTCGTGAGCAAGCGACGGGGCCCCTTCGTAGAGTGACGATTGATGGGAATTTGACGTATATCGGCAGAGAGGTGGGAGGTCACCTCGCGTTTCGTGGACGCGATACCGCATCGTACAACCTCGTCGTAGTAGGGCATTCCGCCAGTACCTGGTCGATGACCTTGGCGTCGCAACGATCGCAAGCGGCGCCGATTGTTTCCTTGCGGTCGCAAGCTCGTCCAAACGGCACACAAATCCAAATCAATGGGAGCTTTCAGGTCAATGTGCAAGAACTCGCTCCATTCATCGCACTCCTTGTCCCGATCGGGTCGGAACTGGAGAAGGTCACGGGAGAGGTGGCGATAGACTGGGCGGGAATTGCCGATGCGGAGGCCGCGCTCAAATCGTTGTGGGAAGACGAGCGCACACATCTGGACGGTACTATGCGAGTCAATGTCACGCTGCCGGCCCTGAAAGGCGTGGCCAAGGATATTGCGGTTGCTTATGCAGGCAAATTCAGAGGGAACGCCACTCAGGTCGACTGGGCCATGAGTCCCAGTGTCGTACTGACCGCGACGATCAACACCCAACCGCGCATTATTCCCGAAGCAGTTCGCTCGATACTTCCTCATGGGGATCAGCCGGTGCGGATTGAGAACAAGAAGCCCGTGCAAGGGACTTTCTATTGGAAGGAAACCCCCATACGTACGGTGGCGCAAGGACCGTTGCATGTAACGTACGGTCGGATACCCGAGCCATTGGTTGCGCAATTCGAAACCGCCCGCGCCGAGGGCGTCGGAACTGAGTTGGTGTCCGTTGAAGGAGCCTATTACCTGGAGGGGATCCTCCCAAAGGTCATTGCCGATCGGCTTTCAGCGAAAGAGGTGATAGGAAGAGTTCAGGGGACGGTCAAGCTGGCTCGGACGTATATACGTGGAATGCTATTACCGCCATCTTCAATTACGGCGAAACAGGTCGGACATGGCCCCACACTCATCTCAAATGTTACGTTGAATCTGTCGGAACCGCTGGCAGTTGAATGCGATCTGACGACGATCCACTGCAGTGGGGGAGCGATGATCGCGACGGTTCGAGCTCCGACTGTGAGACTCAGTGGTCGAAACTTTCACCTCGCACAAGGCGTCTTGAGACTTCAGCAGGCAGAAACGACCAAGGCTGCATGGGCTGCGCAGGGAACCTTGTCGGTCGCCGGGGTGAGGCCGGAACAGGGTTCTTGGTGGCCTTCAACGAGTGATTGGGCGGCCACGTTTTCGGCTGATCAGCTGGGCATCAAGGCCGACCTCCGAGTCGATACCCCGACGCATGCGGGGTTGATCACCGCCAGGATCGAACAGCCTCGGCAAAAGACGCAAGGAGTCATGCACGCGGTCATCGGTCCGTTGACGTTCAACGACACAGATCGGCGGTTCAGTCGGATGGTCATGGGTCTTCCCCCTGCTGCCGATCTCATCGATGGAATGTTCACAGCCGCCGTCGATGCGTCCTGGTCGAGCGACTTGCCTGACCGGATCAATATGATGAATTCGGTATCGGCGACCGCGAAGGTAGTGGCCGAGGACCTGTCCGGTCACTACTCCGATTATACCGTGAAGGGCTTGAGCACCACGCTGGTGTTAGCTATTCAAGGGTTTGAGTCAATTGTCATGACACAACCGGCCTCGATCTTTGTGGCGGCAGTACAGAACGGTGTGGAGGCTGCTGATCTTACGGCTTCCTACCAGATGAGATGGAAATTGTCGGATGATTTACCGATTATCGATGTCAGCGACTTCCAGTGCAAAATATTTGGAGGAACGATCAGTAATCCAGGTCCTGTGGTAGACTTGACCAAGCCACTGGCCGCAACGACGTTTTCTCTGCAGAATCTTGATCTCGCACAAATTCTCAGCCTGGAACAACAGAAGGGACTTCAGGGAACCGGAACCCTTCACGGGACTCTTCCCGTTACCATCACGGCGGGTGGGATCATCGTGAAAGACGGAGTGATCGAGGCACAGCCTCCCGGTGGTACCATACGGTACGCATCGACGCCCGAATCATTAAAGATCCTTGCAGAATCAGATCGACAACTTCAGCTCGTTGCGCAAGCGCTCACTAACTTTCAGTACTCGCTGCTGCGCGTCGACGTGCAATACGGCGAAACCGGAATGTTGGATCTGAATGCTCGGTTGGAAGGCAGAAATCCTGATCTCAGGGATACTCCCCCAATTCACTTCAACCTGACCGTGCAGGAGCACATCCCCACGCTCCTCAAAAGCCTTCACATGGTCGAGGATGTCCAGGGGACCGAGGAAAGCACATACAGACGGCAAGGGGCATTATGA